One segment of Candidatus Babeliales bacterium DNA contains the following:
- the plsY gene encoding glycerol-3-phosphate 1-O-acyltransferase PlsY translates to MRVLLTSIIFISSYLIGAIPSGAWIARFNGIKDISRKGSGNIGATNVARLLGIGYFFLVFLLDAGKAFSLLKIIQYFDITKNIQILAAIGLVLGNSYSIFFQWRGGKGVATSVGIMLALIPSLIPILLAIWLCVLIATKTVGLASIISLVSVFVIIAWQQVDISLSCLMAGMSMWGIYRHKENIRKFLNNNSKKS, encoded by the coding sequence ATGAGGGTACTTTTAACTAGTATTATTTTTATATCAAGTTATTTAATTGGAGCAATCCCTTCTGGTGCCTGGATTGCACGTTTTAATGGTATTAAAGATATCTCACGAAAAGGCTCTGGAAATATCGGTGCAACGAATGTTGCGCGCTTACTGGGCATTGGATACTTTTTTTTAGTTTTTTTATTAGATGCTGGTAAAGCATTTAGTTTGCTAAAAATAATACAATATTTTGATATTACTAAAAATATACAAATTCTTGCAGCAATTGGCCTTGTTTTGGGCAATAGTTATTCAATTTTTTTTCAATGGCGGGGTGGAAAAGGGGTAGCAACAAGCGTTGGTATTATGTTAGCGCTGATTCCTTCTTTGATACCTATTTTATTAGCGATATGGCTTTGTGTTTTAATCGCAACTAAAACAGTTGGTTTAGCTTCAATTATATCTCTTGTAAGTGTGTTCGTAATAATTGCATGGCAACAAGTTGATATATCATTAAGTTGTCTGATGGCTGGGATGAGTATGTGGGGAATTTATCGGCATAAAGAAAATATAAGAAAATTTTTAAATAATAATTCGAAAAAAAGTTAG
- the pgsA gene encoding CDP-diacylglycerol--glycerol-3-phosphate 3-phosphatidyltransferase: protein MKKYNLTAPLILTLSRLIIAPILMPLLLIYVSPYVSHFIQILIALIFILFCLSDFFDGYLARKWQQESILGKVLDPIADKFLLFSTLVGLLVINRIFFLWAIIFIGREFFIMGLRILALENKVRIDVSSFGKAKTGVQMLYLTMLILKPLWIENYWWTVFETILLSAALILTLGSAYFYLRKFLKEVNLRIYEGTFN from the coding sequence ATGAAAAAATATAATCTTACTGCTCCTCTTATTTTAACGCTATCTCGTCTAATAATTGCACCAATTTTGATGCCGCTATTGTTAATTTATGTATCGCCATATGTTTCCCATTTTATACAAATTTTGATTGCATTAATTTTCATTCTTTTTTGTTTAAGTGACTTTTTTGATGGCTATTTAGCACGTAAATGGCAACAAGAATCAATATTAGGTAAAGTTTTAGATCCTATTGCGGATAAATTTCTTTTGTTTTCAACGCTTGTGGGGTTGCTTGTAATTAATCGTATCTTTTTTTTATGGGCAATTATTTTTATTGGTCGTGAATTTTTTATAATGGGATTACGTATTCTTGCATTAGAAAATAAAGTACGTATCGATGTTTCTTCATTTGGCAAAGCAAAGACCGGAGTGCAGATGCTCTATCTAACTATGTTGATATTAAAACCACTATGGATTGAAAATTATTGGTGGACAGTATTTGAAACAATATTACTTAGTGCTGCCTTGATTTTGACATTGGGTTCTGCTTATTTTTATTTAAGAAAATTTTTGAAAGAAGTTAATTTGAGGATATATGAGGGTACTTTTAACTAG
- the secD gene encoding protein translocase subunit SecD — protein sequence MNLSIRNFFTSAFFGWLIIAALGLFYLFTFKDGRVQLRPDRLKFGIDLVGGTYITLSVQTEKAIEAEMYDKMQSLINQMKKANIEGPKSHSIQDNHIIYKFDSVHAVNDAAQFIGEKDNALKTVIEDTTLKVSLKDVVAQKIREWAVHSNIDVLRTRLGVLGEITIAPQGEKNIIIELPNVDDPKKAKAMIGKAALLEIKLIERMAGSEDEILDEYDGELPDGMEIIPGKDRHTYYLVPKYTDLTGRLLKDAYTGFGGQTGTEIVVHFKFSPEGGEKFRELTRKNYNRNLAVILDGIVISAPRVSTEIGAEGYIHGDFTQEGAAQLASLLKSGAFVAPVTFEEERQIGPTLGQESINAGLMACLFGLVLLFFFSLIMYKLSGFFAFLTLLYNLLVIMLALAWLRATLTLPGIAGMVLTTGMAIDASILIFEKIKEELATGITIRKAVDLGFSDAMVVILDSNITTFLVGAVLYKFGTGPIQGFAVTMMVGIIATLITGLFFLRSLFNLLLSTFNVQKLSI from the coding sequence ATGAATCTTTCCATACGTAATTTTTTTACGTCCGCTTTCTTTGGTTGGCTAATCATCGCAGCTTTAGGTTTGTTTTATTTATTTACCTTCAAAGATGGTCGTGTTCAATTGAGGCCTGATAGGCTTAAATTTGGTATCGATTTGGTGGGTGGCACTTACATAACATTATCGGTACAAACAGAAAAGGCTATTGAAGCTGAAATGTACGATAAAATGCAGTCATTAATAAACCAAATGAAAAAGGCCAATATTGAGGGCCCAAAATCACATAGTATTCAAGATAATCATATTATTTATAAGTTTGATTCGGTTCATGCAGTTAATGATGCCGCTCAATTTATTGGTGAAAAAGATAATGCATTAAAAACGGTTATTGAAGATACTACGCTCAAGGTTTCGTTAAAAGATGTCGTTGCACAAAAAATTAGAGAATGGGCTGTACATAGCAATATTGATGTTTTACGTACCCGATTAGGAGTATTAGGAGAAATTACTATTGCACCACAGGGTGAAAAAAATATCATTATCGAATTACCTAATGTGGATGACCCTAAAAAAGCGAAGGCGATGATCGGTAAAGCTGCGTTGCTTGAGATTAAATTAATAGAACGTATGGCTGGCAGTGAAGACGAAATTCTTGATGAATATGATGGTGAATTGCCAGATGGGATGGAAATTATTCCAGGTAAAGATAGGCATACTTATTATCTAGTACCAAAATATACTGATTTAACAGGGCGCCTATTAAAAGATGCTTACACTGGCTTTGGTGGTCAAACTGGTACAGAAATTGTAGTTCATTTTAAATTTTCTCCCGAAGGTGGGGAAAAGTTCCGCGAATTAACCAGAAAAAATTATAATCGAAATCTTGCGGTAATACTTGATGGCATAGTTATTTCTGCACCGCGCGTTTCAACTGAAATTGGTGCTGAAGGTTATATTCATGGTGATTTCACGCAAGAAGGTGCCGCGCAATTAGCAAGCTTGCTTAAGTCCGGCGCGTTTGTGGCTCCAGTTACTTTTGAAGAAGAGCGCCAAATTGGGCCAACTTTAGGTCAAGAATCGATTAATGCCGGATTAATGGCATGCTTGTTTGGCCTCGTATTATTATTCTTCTTTAGTTTAATTATGTATAAGCTTTCAGGATTTTTTGCATTTTTAACCCTGCTTTATAATCTTTTAGTGATTATGCTTGCACTCGCATGGTTACGAGCGACATTAACGTTGCCAGGTATTGCCGGCATGGTACTTACAACTGGTATGGCAATTGATGCTTCGATCTTAATTTTTGAAAAAATTAAAGAAGAATTGGCGACAGGCATAACAATTCGAAAAGCAGTAGATCTTGGTTTTTCTGATGCGATGGTTGTTATTTTAGATTCAAATATTACTACATTCTTAGTTGGTGCAGTCTTGTATAAATTTGGGACAGGTCCAATTCAAGGATTTGCAGTAACTATGATGGTCGGTATCATTGCAACATTAATTACCGGTTTATTCTTTTTACGATCTTTATTTAATTTATTACTTTCAACATTTAATGTTCAAAAATTAAGTATTTAG
- a CDS encoding ankyrin repeat domain-containing F-box protein has product MKKTLYLFLTIFLGNTVNAMEQSNSPLMKLPNEMLIKILSFTDFIDKEKFNDPKNVTDLDESVKLKNLKLVCKNFNTAGTALINISLKNLESYNSDNQFSNVNQELSLKKNYLLKKRNLIFPEIKEILIEVFPFVNELAFMDDDSKSVKESGDQIIRLFLDNSSYYCGLNKTNMEKIWGPLCENNLFTNLNNIKNRKHGQTPLHLASLYDYPEVVKLLLENGAKVDIQDYCGDTPLHGASFSGHTEVVKLLLENGAPIDIQDNFGDTPLYSASVRNHPKVVKLLLENGAPIDIQDN; this is encoded by the coding sequence ATGAAAAAAACACTTTATTTATTCTTAACTATTTTTTTAGGGAACACTGTCAATGCCATGGAGCAATCTAATTCTCCACTGATGAAGCTACCCAATGAAATGTTAATAAAAATTTTGTCTTTTACTGATTTTATAGATAAAGAAAAATTCAATGATCCAAAAAACGTTACGGATTTAGATGAATCAGTAAAATTAAAAAACCTTAAATTAGTTTGTAAAAACTTTAACACTGCTGGCACCGCATTAATCAACATAAGCCTCAAAAACTTAGAATCATATAATTCTGACAACCAATTCTCAAATGTTAACCAAGAACTCTCTTTAAAAAAAAACTATTTATTGAAAAAAAGAAATCTTATCTTTCCAGAAATAAAAGAAATACTTATTGAAGTCTTTCCTTTCGTCAATGAATTAGCATTTATGGATGATGATTCAAAATCTGTTAAAGAAAGTGGCGATCAAATTATAAGATTATTTTTGGATAATTCTTCTTATTATTGCGGGCTTAATAAAACTAATATGGAAAAAATTTGGGGGCCTCTTTGTGAGAATAATTTATTTACTAATTTGAATAATATTAAAAATCGCAAACATGGCCAAACTCCTTTGCATTTGGCTTCACTTTATGATTATCCTGAAGTTGTTAAGCTATTGCTTGAAAATGGTGCTAAAGTTGATATTCAAGATTACTGTGGCGATACTCCTTTACATGGTGCTTCATTTAGTGGTCATACTGAAGTTGTTAAGCTATTGCTTGAAAATGGTGCTCCAATAGATATTCAAGATAACTTTGGCGATACTCCTTTGTATTCGGCTTCAGTCAGAAATCATCCTAAAGTTGTTAAGCTATTGCTTGAAAATGGTGCTCCAATAGATATTCAAGATAACTT
- a CDS encoding ankyrin repeat domain-containing protein, giving the protein GDTPLHGASEYGSLEVVKLLLEKGAPIDIQDNFGDTPLHLASRKGHLEVVKLLLEKRAQIDIKNKNGWTPLRLASFKGKLKAVKLLEEAKKRKKVTQDQYNAIKVLTSNKTGNELWQCNYMQAPSIDQPREKSIIDTNIDTDPDRDISNEEKQENFSTHEKPKSSILHNYNPFKWKYAFGLPLLSIGYWAYKHFITKCH; this is encoded by the coding sequence TGGCGATACTCCTTTACATGGTGCTTCAGAGTACGGTTCTCTTGAAGTTGTTAAACTATTGCTTGAAAAGGGAGCTCCAATAGATATTCAAGATAACTTTGGCGATACTCCTTTGCATTTGGCTTCAAGGAAAGGCCATCTTGAAGTTGTTAAACTATTGCTTGAAAAGAGAGCTCAAATAGATATCAAAAATAAGAATGGCTGGACGCCTTTGCGCTTGGCTTCATTCAAGGGTAAGCTTAAAGCTGTTAAATTACTTGAGGAAGCAAAAAAAAGAAAAAAAGTTACTCAAGATCAATACAATGCTATAAAAGTTTTAACCTCGAACAAAACCGGAAATGAACTCTGGCAGTGTAATTACATGCAAGCACCATCCATTGACCAACCACGAGAAAAATCAATAATTGATACAAATATAGATACAGATCCTGATAGAGACATATCAAATGAAGAAAAACAAGAAAACTTTTCTACACATGAAAAACCTAAATCGAGCATTTTGCATAATTATAATCCATTTAAATGGAAATATGCTTTTGGGTTGCCATTATTATCAATAGGTTATTGGGCTTACAAACACTTTATAACTAAATGCCATTAA
- a CDS encoding ankyrin repeat domain-containing protein, producing the protein MKKALYLFLTIFLGNIVNAMEQPVSPLMSLPTEIITIIASHLIDEKKFNNPETCADLDKSIEDLNNAKLVCKEFNDIINMVINHKPHQKFSLKENYLLKKILIKNFAYSADQLTFMNDDSKSTKEIIDEILKIKDRYGSTPLLRASANGYLEVVKLLLDHGADIDIQDTPSDQDYLEIVRLLLATANITTYYRDTPLHWASFNGHTEVVKLLLANGADIDIKDNNGHTPLHLALKKGHVEILQLLEKAAEEKKTKEKNAKDQYNAAINVLSQKNNIGSKKTLWKHNLPTVIQNNYLIPHGDDHHAHLDENLVKVGQEEVKPFEKETTHTGFDSINNEKTKSRTWQFNPFKSKYTVLSLALPAIGYWIYQRFNY; encoded by the coding sequence ATGAAAAAAGCGCTTTATTTATTCTTAACTATTTTTTTAGGAAACATTGTCAATGCCATGGAGCAACCCGTTTCACCATTGATGAGCCTTCCTACGGAAATAATAACAATCATAGCTTCTCATTTAATAGATGAAAAAAAATTCAATAATCCAGAAACCTGTGCCGATTTAGATAAATCGATAGAAGATTTAAATAATGCAAAATTAGTTTGTAAAGAGTTTAATGATATCATCAATATGGTAATTAATCATAAGCCCCATCAAAAATTTTCTTTAAAAGAAAACTATTTATTAAAAAAAATACTTATCAAAAACTTTGCTTATTCAGCCGATCAATTAACATTCATGAATGATGATTCAAAATCTACTAAAGAAATTATAGATGAAATTCTAAAGATTAAAGACAGATATGGCTCTACTCCTTTGCTTCGGGCTTCAGCCAATGGTTATCTTGAAGTTGTTAAATTATTGCTTGATCATGGTGCTGACATAGATATTCAAGATACTCCTTCAGACCAAGATTATCTCGAGATTGTCAGACTATTGCTTGCAACAGCTAATATTACAACCTACTATCGCGATACACCCTTGCATTGGGCTTCATTCAATGGTCATACTGAAGTTGTTAAACTATTGCTTGCAAATGGTGCTGACATAGATATTAAAGACAATAATGGCCATACTCCTTTACATTTGGCTTTAAAAAAAGGTCATGTTGAAATTCTTCAATTGCTTGAGAAAGCAGCAGAAGAAAAAAAGACCAAAGAAAAAAATGCTAAAGATCAATACAATGCTGCTATAAACGTTTTAAGTCAAAAAAATAATATCGGATCTAAGAAAACGCTCTGGAAACATAACCTACCTACAGTTATACAAAATAATTATTTAATACCTCATGGTGATGATCACCATGCACATTTAGATGAAAATTTAGTTAAAGTTGGCCAAGAAGAAGTTAAACCGTTTGAAAAAGAGACAACTCATACAGGTTTTGATTCAATCAATAATGAAAAAACAAAATCAAGAACTTGGCAATTTAATCCTTTTAAATCAAAATACACTGTTCTTAGTTTAGCATTGCCAGCAATCGGTTACTGGATTTATCAGCGCTTTAACTATTAA
- a CDS encoding ankyrin repeat domain-containing protein, translating to MKKALYLFLTIFLGNTVNAMEQSNSPLMSLPTEIITIIASNLIDEKKLGNPENCADLDKSIKDLNNAKLVCKEFNDIINMVINHKFDQKFSLKENYLLKKMLIKNFDYSNDQLTFMDDDSKSTKEIINTILAIKNSNGATTPLHWASFNGSLAVVKLLLENGAVIDVQDYCGWTPLHGASNNGNTEVVKLLLENGAPIDVQDYCGRTPLHCALSNSFAKVVKLLEKAAEQKKIKEENAKDQYNDAINVLSQKSDTVPNKALNSF from the coding sequence ATGAAAAAAGCACTTTATTTATTCTTAACTATTTTTTTAGGGAACACTGTCAATGCTATGGAGCAATCTAATTCTCCACTGATGAGCCTTCCTACGGAAATAATAACAATCATAGCTTCAAATTTAATAGATGAAAAAAAACTCGGCAATCCAGAAAACTGTGCCGATTTAGATAAATCGATAAAAGATTTAAATAATGCAAAATTAGTTTGTAAAGAGTTTAATGATATCATCAATATGGTAATTAATCATAAGTTCGATCAAAAATTTTCTTTAAAAGAAAACTATTTATTAAAAAAAATGCTTATCAAAAACTTTGATTATTCAAATGATCAATTAACATTCATGGATGATGATTCAAAATCTACTAAAGAAATTATAAATACAATTCTAGCTATTAAAAACAGCAATGGCGCTACTACACCGTTGCATTGGGCTTCATTCAATGGTTCTCTTGCAGTTGTTAAACTATTGCTTGAAAATGGTGCTGTCATAGATGTTCAAGATTACTGTGGCTGGACTCCTTTACATGGGGCTTCAAATAATGGCAACACTGAAGTTGTTAAATTATTGCTTGAAAACGGTGCTCCCATAGATGTTCAAGATTACTGTGGCCGGACTCCTTTACATTGTGCTTTATCCAATAGCTTTGCTAAAGTTGTTAAATTACTTGAAAAAGCAGCAGAACAAAAAAAGATCAAAGAAGAAAATGCTAAAGATCAATACAATGATGCTATAAACGTTTTAAGTCAAAAATCTGATACAGTACCCAATAAAGCACTCAATAGCTTTTAA
- a CDS encoding ankyrin repeat domain-containing protein — protein sequence MKKALYLFLTIFLGNIVNAMEQPNALTLMDLPNDILNIIALNLISKKEFDNPQDYTALDKSIEKLNNSKLICKKINDIINTMITEPQQLNNHFSNINQTLSLKENYVWKKRKLAIKEILIKEFTCSVDQLTFMDDYSKSTKEIIDGILKIKDRYGWNVLNLTSHYGYLEIVKLLLKNGAPIDILNNYDDTPLHLASANDQPEIVELLLKYGAPIDITNKTGRTPLHKASRYGYYAVVKLLLEYGAPIDIKDNDGNTPLHYASRNGYHEVVKLLLEYGAPIDIKDEFGDTPLHLASINNQPEVVKRLENAAEEKKTKEKNAQAQYNTVIKVLSQKSDTRSKQTLWKYSLPAVIQDSYLLPFKKQTAKTDFDSIDNEKAKSRIWQFNPFKSKYIALSLALPAIGYAIYKYFNH from the coding sequence ATGAAAAAAGCACTTTATTTATTTTTAACTATTTTTTTAGGAAATATTGTCAATGCCATGGAGCAACCAAATGCTCTCACTCTTATGGATTTACCTAACGACATATTGAACATTATCGCTTTAAATTTAATATCTAAGAAAGAATTCGATAATCCACAAGACTATACAGCATTAGATAAATCTATAGAAAAATTAAACAACAGTAAATTAATTTGTAAAAAAATTAATGATATCATTAATACGATGATTACTGAGCCTCAACAATTAAATAATCATTTCTCAAATATTAATCAAACACTCTCTTTAAAAGAAAACTATGTATGGAAAAAAAGAAAGCTAGCAATAAAAGAAATACTTATCAAAGAATTTACTTGTTCAGTTGACCAATTAACATTTATGGATGATTATTCAAAATCCACTAAAGAAATTATAGATGGAATTCTAAAGATTAAAGACAGATATGGCTGGAATGTTTTGAATTTGACTTCGCACTATGGTTATCTTGAAATTGTTAAGTTACTGCTTAAAAATGGTGCTCCAATAGATATTCTAAACAACTATGATGATACTCCTTTGCATTTGGCTTCAGCCAATGATCAGCCTGAAATTGTTGAGCTATTGCTTAAATATGGTGCTCCAATAGATATTACAAACAAAACTGGCAGAACTCCTTTACATAAGGCTTCACGCTATGGTTATTATGCAGTTGTTAAACTATTGCTTGAATATGGTGCTCCAATAGATATTAAAGACAATGATGGCAATACTCCTTTGCATTATGCTTCACGCAATGGTTATCACGAAGTTGTTAAACTATTGCTTGAATATGGTGCTCCAATAGATATTAAAGATGAATTTGGCGATACTCCTTTGCATTTGGCTTCAATCAATAATCAGCCTGAAGTTGTTAAGCGCCTTGAGAATGCAGCAGAAGAAAAAAAGACCAAAGAAAAAAATGCTCAAGCTCAATATAATACTGTTATAAAAGTTTTAAGTCAAAAATCTGATACCAGATCTAAGCAAACGCTCTGGAAATATAGCCTACCAGCAGTTATACAAGACAGCTATTTGTTACCATTTAAAAAACAGACAGCTAAAACAGATTTTGACTCAATCGATAATGAAAAAGCAAAATCAAGAATTTGGCAATTTAATCCTTTTAAATCAAAATATATTGCCCTTAGCTTAGCATTGCCAGCAATCGGTTACGCAATTTATAAGTACTTTAACCATTAA
- a CDS encoding ankyrin repeat domain-containing protein — MKKALYLFLTIFLGNTVNAMEQSNSPTLMDLPSDILNIIALNLITKEFDNPKNCTNLDESIEKLNNSKLICKRFNNIINTVITKPQQLNDHFSNVNPKLSLKENYVWKKRKLAIKEILIKEFTCSADQLTFMNDDSKSTKEIIDEILKIKDSQGDTLLHAASLKGYSKIVKLLLENGAPINIKGNCGWTPLHRASGNPAVVQLLLEYGAPIDIQDNFGNTPLYWAKRYDHHEVVKLLEKAAEEKETKEKNANA; from the coding sequence ATGAAAAAAGCACTTTATTTATTTTTAACTATTTTTTTAGGAAACACTGTCAATGCTATGGAGCAATCTAATTCTCCCACTCTTATGGATTTACCCAGTGATATACTAAATATTATCGCTTTAAATTTAATAACTAAAGAATTCGATAATCCAAAAAACTGTACCAATTTAGATGAATCTATAGAAAAATTAAACAACAGTAAATTAATTTGCAAAAGATTTAATAATATCATTAATACGGTAATTACTAAGCCCCAACAATTAAATGATCATTTCTCAAATGTTAATCCAAAACTTTCTTTAAAAGAAAACTATGTATGGAAAAAAAGAAAGCTAGCAATAAAAGAAATACTTATCAAAGAATTTACTTGTTCAGCCGATCAATTAACATTCATGAATGATGATTCAAAATCTACTAAAGAAATTATAGATGAAATTCTAAAGATTAAAGACTCCCAGGGCGATACCCTTTTGCATGCGGCTTCCCTTAAGGGTTATTCTAAAATTGTTAAATTATTGCTTGAAAATGGTGCTCCAATAAATATTAAAGGCAACTGTGGCTGGACTCCTTTGCATAGGGCTTCAGGCAATCCTGCAGTTGTTCAGTTATTGCTTGAATATGGTGCTCCAATAGATATTCAAGATAACTTTGGCAATACTCCTTTGTATTGGGCTAAACGCTATGATCATCATGAAGTTGTTAAATTACTTGAAAAAGCAGCAGAAGAAAAAGAGACCAAAGAAAAAAATGCTAACGCTTAA
- a CDS encoding pyridoxamine 5'-phosphate oxidase family protein produces the protein MAKHVGVKLPEDLIKVLKKGTLGVLATFSEKGLPHTTPIQCVYPKGLESILISIHKDHTGYHNMVWQKKVMMCFLDEGNVAYSVLGRAGVVRAPSVVHPLMNIVRIDIIDIKSDRSTLTRVESGVRWNYTSWEAEELVNSLMEELKELAETL, from the coding sequence ATGGCAAAACATGTTGGGGTAAAACTACCCGAAGACTTAATTAAAGTTTTAAAAAAAGGTACCTTAGGAGTATTGGCAACTTTTTCTGAAAAAGGCTTACCTCATACAACACCTATTCAATGTGTGTATCCAAAAGGATTAGAGAGTATTTTAATTTCAATTCACAAAGATCATACCGGTTATCATAATATGGTCTGGCAAAAAAAAGTTATGATGTGTTTTCTTGACGAAGGTAATGTAGCATATAGCGTATTAGGGCGAGCAGGTGTTGTGCGTGCGCCTTCTGTTGTTCATCCATTGATGAATATTGTTCGTATTGATATTATCGATATAAAAAGTGATCGTTCGACCTTGACGCGCGTTGAGAGTGGAGTACGCTGGAACTATACTTCTTGGGAGGCGGAAGAGCTCGTAAATAGTTTAATGGAAGAATTAAAAGAATTAGCTGAAACCCTATAA